A DNA window from Paenibacillus sp. HWE-109 contains the following coding sequences:
- a CDS encoding CheR family methyltransferase — translation MEDQDFLLFIKKVKEHTSIDLALYKEAQMKRRLTTLRMKRGYDTFVSFFDAMMKNKELFYEFLDRMTINVSEFWRNPNRWELVEQKFVPDMLKKNRRLKVWSAACSTGEEPYTLAMIMAEQGALNEVQLLATDIDDGALEKARKGIYLDRSLRDVPDKYVKKYFRQDQLMYHITDDLKKSVKFQKQNLLVDTFDAGFDLIVCRNVIIYFTEEAKHVLYQKFSKALKPGGLLFVGSTEQIFSPAQYDLEPADTFFYRKKGV, via the coding sequence ATGGAAGATCAAGATTTTTTGTTGTTTATAAAAAAAGTAAAAGAACATACGTCCATTGATCTAGCCCTATACAAGGAAGCGCAGATGAAAAGACGATTGACCACATTGCGGATGAAACGCGGATACGATACCTTCGTCAGCTTCTTCGATGCGATGATGAAAAATAAAGAGTTGTTTTATGAATTCCTGGATCGCATGACCATCAATGTCTCGGAGTTCTGGCGCAATCCGAATCGTTGGGAATTGGTTGAACAGAAATTTGTTCCGGATATGTTGAAGAAGAACCGTCGGCTGAAAGTATGGAGCGCCGCTTGTTCAACAGGGGAAGAACCTTATACGCTGGCTATGATCATGGCGGAGCAAGGGGCACTGAATGAAGTTCAATTGCTTGCCACAGATATTGATGACGGGGCACTGGAGAAAGCACGCAAAGGGATATACCTGGATCGTTCTTTAAGAGATGTGCCGGATAAATATGTGAAGAAATATTTCCGTCAAGATCAGCTGATGTACCATATTACAGATGATTTGAAGAAATCGGTTAAATTTCAGAAGCAGAATTTGCTCGTCGATACCTTTGATGCTGGGTTCGACCTCATCGTTTGCCGGAATGTAATTATTTATTTCACAGAAGAAGCCAAGCATGTCTTGTATCAAAAGTTTTCCAAAGCACTTAAACCAGGCGGGTTATTGTTCGTGGGTTCAACAGAGCAAATTTTTTCACCTGCGCAATATGACCTGGAACCAGCAGATACTTTCTTTTATCGCAAGAAGGGTGT